The window TATGGCTGGGGAACAGGCTTGCCGCTGACCCACAGATAGGGTAAGGACTTCACCGGCACATAAAAAGAAGCCGTCTCCAGTTCGGTTCTCAAGTCCTTATCGGGCCCCGGGGTACTCCCATTTTTGTCTATTGCAGACATAATATCAAGGACATAATCAACATACACCCTGCCGTTCTTATCCATCATAAACTCCAGCGGCTCTCCGGAATAAACACTCTTCAGTGTAATCCCAGACGTCCCCGCCTGCTTGGAATCGATGGAAAAAAGCCCCGGATAACGTTCCTCCCCTGCCGGAAGCTTGCCCCCGTGATCGGCCTTGTAGCGGTTCACCTGACGCTGGACATCATTAACCTTCTGTACAGTGACGAGATCCATCAGCTTCACAACAGGAGCAGTTTCCTCATCGAGAATCAGAAAATAGGAATTTCCGCCCTTTTCAAAGGCAGCTGACGGAATTTCCTCTAAATACCCCTGCTGGCGCAGTTTTTCAAGGTCAACCACGAACTTCTCATAACGCGGTGTGGCCTCATCGCTATTAAGAATAGGCAGCAGCCCTTCCACCTGCTGATAATCATCAACAGCCGCCTGAACGCGCCTGACGCTCTCCCTGCTGCTGCTTCCCGGCTGCATCTGCTCTTCGGGATACATGCAGCCTGCCAGTACAGAAAGCAGCAGGATGATTCCTGCAAGCAGCCCTAGTCTTGCTCCTTGCCTATTCACTCTCCTGGCGAGTTTCACAGCTTCCGCCCCCCGTCGTTCAATCGCTGAAGGCTCCAATCTTCAGCATCTTATCAGTTACTACCATAGCTCGTCCCTTTCACCACGGCGTGCAGCTTCCAGCCTGCGGCGTACAGCCGCTTTGAGCGGGTCTTCGGGAACACTGACGCTCAAATCGCTGCAGACGGCAGCCTGGCAGGCCAGACGGACGCCTTGCTCCAGCAGGCTGCCCAGCTTGCGCCGTTCGGCCTCACCGGGTGGGCGCAGCGCTCCGGATTCCTGCTGTTCCACAGTCACCTTGCACATCAGACAGGCGGCTTTACCTCCGCAGCGTGTAGGCAATACCACTCCGGCCTTGCGGGCAGCCTCCAGCAGCGATGTCCCATGCTTAACAACCGCTATTCGTTCCTCGGGCAGAAAAGTAACCTTATATCCATTTTGCAGCTTCATCCTACAGCTTCCTTCCCTAGCTATGTTTCAGGCATTGCATTTTTGTAAATGCTTACATAATTGAAGCCGCTCCGCTGAGCAGGCCGATTAACATGATAACAAAGGCAACTATGGACAAAATGGCTCTAAGCACGCCTTTCGTCTTGCTGCGGGCAAAGGTGATCAGAAACACAGATACTCCCATGATAAGTATCGCAATAAGAGATAACCACATCTTCGTCATCGGATCCATAGCTGAGCCGCCTCCTGCCGTTTATCTTTAATTGCGAATATTATAGCATGAACATTATATCAAGAAACCTATAAAGTCCATCCCACAGCAAAAAAAGAGCAAAGACCCTGGAATCTGCTCGGACTCCAGGTCGTTTGCTCTCCGCAATATGAAGAGAAATACTATTTTTTCATTAACATTTTCATCAAAGACTCCATTGTGCCGGAGTTTGTGCCGCCTTTTTTGACAGCACTAATAATCTCCTGCACAGTAGCCTCGCTGACCGGCACCTTCGCCATGGCTGATACCTGCTTGATTAACTGGCGGAGCTGGGCTTCATTCTGCATGGTTCCCGGCTTGACCGTACTGGCCAGCTTTTTAACCGCACCCGGCGTTATATTCTTGCCTGCCTTTTTGTTGATGGCATTTAATGCATCTTTGGAAAAATCTCTGTCCACTCTTCTTCCCTCCTCCGTCAATCCCCATTACAACATATGAGAATCGCCGGCAAAAGGTGAACAGGATCAGGAATGCCACTGCTCCCAGGTTTCTTGTGAGATGGCTTCCATCTCCGTCTTGCGGTCACGGCCCATCAAGGCTTCTACTGCGCTGCGGGGTGTTCTTCCCTTGAACAGCACGTGGTAGATCTGGTCGGTAATCGGCATCTGCACGCCCAAATTCAATGAAATCGCATAGGCCGCCTCCGTCGTACGGATTCCTTCTACAACCATGCCCATGGAATCCAGTACTTCAGCAAGCGGTTTACCTTGTCCCAGCATCCAGCCTGCACGCCAATTACGGCTATGCTGGCTCGTTGCCGTCACGACCAGGTCACCGAGTCCAGCCAGACCGGAGAAGGTCAACGGGTTCGCCCCCAGCTCGACACCGACGCGGGAAATTTCAGCGAGTCCGCGGGTCAGCAGCGCTGCTTTGGCATTATCTCCGAAGCCCAGACCATCTGACAAACCGGCGCCAAGGGCGATAATATTTTTTAGAGCTCCTGCCAGCTCTACCCCCAGCTGATCGCGGTTGGTATAGACACGGAAATCGTTGTTAATGAACAGTCCCTGCGCGATGGCAGCCCGTTCTTCATCAGCCGATGCGACAACAACCGTTGTCGGACAGAGACGGACCACTTCCTCGGCATGACTGGGTCCGGAGAGGACCACAATCTGCCCTTCACTGCACCCCAGCTCTTCGGAAATTACTGTCGACATCCGCTTCTTTGTTTCTGTCTCAAAACCCTTCGTGGCATGAATACAGAGCATATCTTCCTTCCAAAAGCTCTTTAAGCTGCGCGCTACTTGACGCATACCGGATGACGGTGCAACAATTACTACCGCTTTGGAACCGTCCACTGCTTTTTCCATGTCTGTAGTGGCAATGATGTTCTTTGGTAAAGACACTCCCGGTAAAAAGTGTTCGTTCGTATGCGCCTCATTAATCTCGGCAGCTTGCTCAGGCCTACGTGTCCATAGATAAACTTCCGAGTGGTTAGCCGCCAGCACAGATGCCAGCGCAGTTCCCCAACTGCCCGCGACCAGCACGGTTACTTTATCAGACAACGCGATTCCCCTCCTTGACTTTGGAGCCGATTTTATTCTCTCTTCCCTGAGAGATCTTTACAATATTGCTGCGGTGCCGCCAGAAGGCAAACACAGCGATAATCAGGCTGCCCCAAAGCTCAGGAGCTGTAAATCCGGTAAACAGCAGAAAGACCGGAGTAAGCGCCACAAAAATAAGTGAGCCGAGAGACACATAACGGGTGAACACAATAGCCAGGATTGCAATAATGCCGGCAGTCAGCGCAGGCCAAAAGCAAAGTGTGGCCATCACGCCGATGGTCGTTGCAATCCCCTTTCCTCCGCGGAAGTGAAAATAAAGCGGCCAATTGTGCCCGATAATGGCAGCAATACCGCAGGCGACGGCCACCCAGCCTCCCCAGCCGCCAGCCCAGGTTCCGAGCCAGACCGCAGCAATTCCCTTCAGTACGTCCAGAACCAGCACCAGTATGGCCGGTCCTTTCCCCATCACTCTAAGTGTATTAGTAGCTCCGGCATTCCCGCTTCCATATTGGCGGATGTCAATCCCCTTGAGCAGCCGGGCAAGCAATACACTGAAGCTGACAGAGCCAAGCAAATAGCTTACAACGATAACCAGAAGTTCAAACGCCACTACTCTTCTCCCCTAACCTTCGTTTTCGGATTTGCGCCGCGTAAAGAGACGGATCGGTGTACCTTCGAAATTGAACGCTGCACGGATTTTGTTCTCCAAATAACGTTCGTAGGAGAAATGCATCAGTGACGGATCATTTACGAACACAACAATCGTCGGCGGCTTCACCGCAACTTGGGTTACGTAGTTGATGCGCAAACGGCGTCCTTTGTCCGTAGGCGGAGGGTTAATCGCTACAGCATCAGATACTACATCATTAACCAGATGCGTCGTAATCCGCAGGGCATGCTGCTGGGCAACATGCTGTACAACCGGAAGCAGCTTCTGAAGACGTTGTTTCGTAAGTGCTGACAAGAAAACAACCGGAGCATAGGTCATAAACAGGAAATGGTCGCGGATCGTGTTCTCAAAGTTCTGCATCGTCTTATCGTCCTTCTCGACGGCATCCCATTTATTCACTACGAAGATCGAAGCTTTCCCTGCATCATGGGCATAACCGGCAATATGCTTGTCCTGGTCGATAATGCCTTCCTGGCCGTTGATGACAACAAGTACTACATCAGCCCGCTCAATCGCACGCATGGCACGCATGACACTGTATTTCTCTGTAGTTTCATATACTTTGCCGCGTTTACGCATACCCGCTGTATCAATCAGGACATACCGCTGTCCATCCCGTTCAAAAGGAGTATCGATCGCATCGCGTGTAGTTCCGGCAACATCACTGACTATAACGCGTTCTTCACCGAGAATAGCGTTCACGAGCGAGGATTTCCCTACGTTCGGGCGTCCAATTAAAGCAACACGAATCACATCTTCATCGTATTCTTCATCTTCCTTTTCCGGAAGCTTTTCAGTAACCGCATCCAGCAGATCGCCGATTCCGGTACCATGGCTGCCGGAAATACCGATCGGATCGCCAATTCCGAGGCTGTAGAATTCATAGATGTCTTCCGTACGCTTCATATTATCCACTTTGTTGATCGCCAGTACGATCGGCTTGCCGGACCGGAACAGAATCTGCGCTACCTCTTCATCTGCATTCGTAAGACCGCTTTTCGCCTCACACATAAAGACGATGACATCCGCTTCCTCGATCGCCAGCTCCGCCTGAACGCGGATCGATTTCAGAATCGCATCTTCACCGTCAATCTCAATTCCTCCGGTATCAATTACACTGAAGGATTTACCGTTCCAATCGGAAACGCCATAAATCCGGTCACGGGTAATCCCCGGTTTATCTTCTACAATGGCCAGTCTATCACCAATCAGCCTGTTAAATATCGTCGATTTCCCGACGTTAGGCCTGCCGACAATGGCCACAACGGGTCTTGCCATATTCATTCCTCCTGTCTTCCTTACGTATTTCATCATAGCAAAAAACAATTCAATTGGAAAACACAATCGGCGAACCCCCGAATGAGGGCCCGCCGATTACTTTACCCGGTATGACACCAAATATAAGACACATAAGTCACCCTATGCGGTATCCTTATATTTCTGTGTAAACATAAATTAAGGGATTAGTTATTGCCCTTGAATTTGTCCAGCTTGTCGCCGAAACGTTCAGCCAGAGTGAAGCTGAGGCCTTCGTTGCTGAGCGAAACGTTAGGATTGTTCAGCACTTCTTTAGGCGCTCTGTCTCTGCTCTCTCTGCGTTCAGGTCTAGCCGTAGGAGCCGGAGCTTCTTCGGTTTCCTTGATGCTGAGGCTAACACGCTTCTCGGATGGATTGAAGTCCAGAACCTTCACTTGAACTTCTTGTCCTTCTTTGAGAACTTCATGCGGAGTGCCGATGTGCTTGTGGGAGATTTGCGAGATGTGCACAAGGCCTTCTACGCCTGGAAGCAGCTCAACAAATGCGCCGAAGTTTACAAGGCGTTTAACTTCACCTGTTACTACATCGCCAATGTTGATTTTGCCGGCAGCGGAATCCCAAGGTCCTGGAGCAGCCGCTTTGATGCTGAGGCTGATTTTGCCTTTTTCAGGGTCCACTTTAAGGACTTTAACGCGAACTTTGTCGCCTTCAGATACAACATCAGATGGTTTTTCCACGTGGTTCCAAGCGATTTCGGATACGTGAACCAGACCGTCAACGCCGCCTACATCAACAAATGCGCCGAATTGAGTCAGACGTTGTACTGTACCTTCGATGATTTGTCCTTCGGACAGCTCGGACATAATCTTTTGTTTGTTGGCTTCGAATTCTTCTTCCAGCACTTCTTTGGCAGACAGAATAACCTTGCTGTTCTCGCGGTCCAGTTCTTTCACTTTCACGCGCAAGGTGCGGCCTTTGTAGTCGCTGAAATCTTCTACGAAGTGACGTTCAACCATGGATGCAGGAATAAATCCGCGAGCGCCAACGTCAGCCACAAGGCCGCCTTTGACAACATCAGCCACAGTAACTTCGAATGCATCTTGGGAAGCAAAATACTTTTCAAGATCTTCCCATGATTTTTCGCTGTCAACCGCACGTTTGGAGAGCA of the Paenibacillus pedocola genome contains:
- a CDS encoding 2Fe-2S iron-sulfur cluster-binding protein, with translation MKLQNGYKVTFLPEERIAVVKHGTSLLEAARKAGVVLPTRCGGKAACLMCKVTVEQQESGALRPPGEAERRKLGSLLEQGVRLACQAAVCSDLSVSVPEDPLKAAVRRRLEAARRGERDELW
- a CDS encoding DUF2768 family protein; translation: MDPMTKMWLSLIAILIMGVSVFLITFARSKTKGVLRAILSIVAFVIMLIGLLSGAASIM
- a CDS encoding stage VI sporulation protein F, giving the protein MDRDFSKDALNAINKKAGKNITPGAVKKLASTVKPGTMQNEAQLRQLIKQVSAMAKVPVSEATVQEIISAVKKGGTNSGTMESLMKMLMKK
- a CDS encoding NAD(P)H-dependent glycerol-3-phosphate dehydrogenase, which gives rise to MSDKVTVLVAGSWGTALASVLAANHSEVYLWTRRPEQAAEINEAHTNEHFLPGVSLPKNIIATTDMEKAVDGSKAVVIVAPSSGMRQVARSLKSFWKEDMLCIHATKGFETETKKRMSTVISEELGCSEGQIVVLSGPSHAEEVVRLCPTTVVVASADEERAAIAQGLFINNDFRVYTNRDQLGVELAGALKNIIALGAGLSDGLGFGDNAKAALLTRGLAEISRVGVELGANPLTFSGLAGLGDLVVTATSQHSRNWRAGWMLGQGKPLAEVLDSMGMVVEGIRTTEAAYAISLNLGVQMPITDQIYHVLFKGRTPRSAVEALMGRDRKTEMEAISQETWEQWHS
- the plsY gene encoding glycerol-3-phosphate 1-O-acyltransferase PlsY — protein: MAFELLVIVVSYLLGSVSFSVLLARLLKGIDIRQYGSGNAGATNTLRVMGKGPAILVLVLDVLKGIAAVWLGTWAGGWGGWVAVACGIAAIIGHNWPLYFHFRGGKGIATTIGVMATLCFWPALTAGIIAILAIVFTRYVSLGSLIFVALTPVFLLFTGFTAPELWGSLIIAVFAFWRHRSNIVKISQGRENKIGSKVKEGNRVV
- the der gene encoding ribosome biogenesis GTPase Der, which gives rise to MARPVVAIVGRPNVGKSTIFNRLIGDRLAIVEDKPGITRDRIYGVSDWNGKSFSVIDTGGIEIDGEDAILKSIRVQAELAIEEADVIVFMCEAKSGLTNADEEVAQILFRSGKPIVLAINKVDNMKRTEDIYEFYSLGIGDPIGISGSHGTGIGDLLDAVTEKLPEKEDEEYDEDVIRVALIGRPNVGKSSLVNAILGEERVIVSDVAGTTRDAIDTPFERDGQRYVLIDTAGMRKRGKVYETTEKYSVMRAMRAIERADVVLVVINGQEGIIDQDKHIAGYAHDAGKASIFVVNKWDAVEKDDKTMQNFENTIRDHFLFMTYAPVVFLSALTKQRLQKLLPVVQHVAQQHALRITTHLVNDVVSDAVAINPPPTDKGRRLRINYVTQVAVKPPTIVVFVNDPSLMHFSYERYLENKIRAAFNFEGTPIRLFTRRKSENEG
- the rpsA gene encoding 30S ribosomal protein S1 — protein: MSEETRNQEAAANVENNETVEATETVESTVPVASNEEEVTSQEGLEIISLKKGDTVKGTIVKIEDNQAYVSIGYKYDGVIPIRELSSVQLDNAAAAVEVGQEVECKVVSINDNKESLVLSKRAVDSEKSWEDLEKYFASQDAFEVTVADVVKGGLVADVGARGFIPASMVERHFVEDFSDYKGRTLRVKVKELDRENSKVILSAKEVLEEEFEANKQKIMSELSEGQIIEGTVQRLTQFGAFVDVGGVDGLVHVSEIAWNHVEKPSDVVSEGDKVRVKVLKVDPEKGKISLSIKAAAPGPWDSAAGKINIGDVVTGEVKRLVNFGAFVELLPGVEGLVHISQISHKHIGTPHEVLKEGQEVQVKVLDFNPSEKRVSLSIKETEEAPAPTARPERRESRDRAPKEVLNNPNVSLSNEGLSFTLAERFGDKLDKFKGNN